A single Pedobacter sp. PACM 27299 DNA region contains:
- a CDS encoding SAM-dependent methyltransferase — MWYDTLIEQNKLPDFILRSGIRRLLKKRLQDETLGDAEAQQHRLNKLIAKLKTEPIAVHTQDANQQHYEVPTAFYQYCLGKHLKYSSGYWNPGVTSLDTSEQDMLELSTKRADLRDGQYILELGCGWGSLTLFMAQKYPSSQITAVSNSATQKAYIDQAARERNLHNITVLTEDINVFNSPVQFDRVLSVEMFEHMRNYELLMGKIASFMKDDGRLFVHIFSHHSLAYKFEVKDETDWMSKYFFTGGIMPSNHLLLYFNQHLTAVNHWVVNGTNYAKTSEAWLKNMDANRKEIMPILRETYGADQALKWWVYWRLFYLSCAELFACNQGNEWMVSHYLFKKKA; from the coding sequence ATGTGGTACGATACTTTAATTGAACAGAACAAATTACCAGATTTTATATTACGCAGCGGGATTCGCAGATTGCTAAAAAAACGTCTTCAGGATGAGACTCTAGGGGATGCAGAAGCTCAGCAGCATCGGCTGAATAAGCTGATTGCAAAATTGAAAACCGAACCCATTGCCGTTCATACGCAAGATGCAAATCAGCAGCATTATGAGGTGCCCACTGCTTTTTACCAATATTGTTTGGGCAAACATTTAAAATATTCTAGTGGGTATTGGAATCCAGGGGTGACCTCTTTGGATACTTCCGAGCAGGATATGCTTGAGCTGAGCACCAAGCGTGCAGATTTGAGAGATGGCCAGTATATTCTCGAACTGGGCTGTGGATGGGGATCTCTCACTTTATTTATGGCTCAAAAGTACCCCAGCAGTCAAATCACGGCAGTCTCCAATTCTGCAACGCAAAAGGCCTATATCGACCAGGCAGCAAGAGAAAGAAACCTGCACAACATTACGGTCCTCACTGAGGACATCAACGTATTTAATAGCCCCGTTCAGTTTGATCGTGTCCTTTCCGTAGAAATGTTCGAGCACATGCGTAATTATGAATTGCTGATGGGCAAAATTGCTTCCTTTATGAAAGATGATGGCCGACTGTTTGTCCACATTTTTAGTCACCACTCATTGGCGTATAAATTTGAGGTGAAGGATGAAACAGATTGGATGAGCAAGTACTTTTTTACCGGGGGGATCATGCCATCCAATCACCTGTTGCTTTACTTTAATCAACACCTTACTGCAGTGAATCATTGGGTGGTGAACGGTACAAATTACGCGAAAACATCCGAAGCATGGCTTAAAAATATGGATGCAAATAGAAAAGAAATTATGCCTATTTTAAGGGAAACGTATGGTGCAGACCAGGCCCTGAAATGGTGGGTCTACTGGCGCCTGTTTTATTTGTCATGCGCAGAATTATTTGCCTGTAACCAGGGCAATGAATGGATGGTTTCTCATTACCTGTTTAAAAAGAAAGCCTGA
- a CDS encoding NAD(P)/FAD-dependent oxidoreductase: MEKVAIIGTGIAGMGCGHLLQKKYHLTFYEEQDYIGGHTNTITLEEHGEPVYIDTGFMVFNQQTYPQLSRLFDKIHAPVKTTDMSFSVQYLPDHLEYSGSSLNHLFAQRRNLFNPSFLKMLMQINRFNKESVAILDQPKYENYSIGKYISEFGYSQDMLWKYLIPMSSAVWSTPMEQILDFPAVSLIRFFKNHGFLGLDTQHQWYTLHNGSQSYRELLIKPFKDRIQLRKKVVEVSRMADGKGSVLAADGSSAIYDRVILACHADQAYGMVKDKTPDELRLLSKFKYQPNKAVLHTDSNLMPKKKLAWSSWNYRVEKQGDALVPSTIYWMNRLQQVSNHQDYFVSINPSSSIDTKKIIREIDYEHPLFDVPAMQAQKELPILNQHGPLYYCGSYFKYGFHEDAYASAVALCENW, encoded by the coding sequence ATGGAAAAAGTCGCAATTATAGGTACTGGTATTGCCGGAATGGGTTGCGGTCACCTGCTCCAAAAGAAATACCATCTTACTTTTTATGAAGAACAGGACTATATTGGCGGACACACCAATACCATTACGCTCGAAGAACATGGGGAACCCGTTTATATAGATACCGGATTCATGGTTTTCAATCAGCAGACTTATCCCCAGCTGTCCAGGTTATTCGATAAAATACATGCGCCGGTAAAGACAACTGATATGTCTTTTAGCGTACAATACCTGCCCGATCACCTCGAATATAGCGGATCAAGTCTGAACCATCTTTTCGCACAGCGAAGGAACTTATTCAACCCTTCCTTTTTAAAGATGCTGATGCAAATCAACCGCTTTAATAAAGAAAGTGTGGCTATTCTTGACCAGCCGAAGTACGAAAATTACTCCATAGGCAAGTACATCAGCGAATTTGGTTATAGCCAGGATATGCTCTGGAAATACCTGATTCCGATGAGCTCAGCAGTATGGTCTACACCAATGGAGCAAATTCTGGACTTTCCTGCAGTATCATTGATCAGGTTCTTTAAAAATCATGGTTTCCTCGGACTAGACACCCAGCATCAGTGGTATACGCTTCACAATGGCAGTCAATCTTACCGCGAATTATTGATCAAGCCTTTTAAAGATAGAATCCAGCTGCGGAAGAAAGTAGTGGAAGTATCAAGAATGGCCGATGGGAAGGGGAGTGTACTTGCTGCGGATGGGAGTTCCGCCATATATGACCGCGTCATTCTAGCGTGCCATGCCGATCAGGCATATGGGATGGTAAAGGATAAAACCCCAGATGAACTGCGCCTGCTTTCTAAGTTTAAATACCAGCCCAATAAAGCAGTTCTGCATACTGACAGTAATTTAATGCCTAAAAAGAAACTGGCCTGGAGCAGCTGGAATTACCGGGTAGAAAAACAAGGCGATGCTTTGGTGCCTAGTACCATTTACTGGATGAATCGACTGCAGCAGGTGTCCAATCATCAGGACTATTTTGTTTCCATCAATCCTTCCAGTTCAATTGATACAAAAAAGATTATCCGTGAAATTGATTATGAACACCCCTTATTTGATGTTCCTGCAATGCAGGCACAAAAGGAGCTGCCAATTCTCAACCAGCATGGCCCTCTTTATTATTGTGGGAGTTATTTTAAATATGGTTTTCATGAAGATGCGTATGCCAGCGCAGTTGCACTTTGTGAAAATTGGTAA